A section of the Rummeliibacillus pycnus genome encodes:
- a CDS encoding ABC transporter ATP-binding protein — protein MAFIELQHLQKTYNQEQLVLNDIHVDIQKGEFFVLVGPSGSGKSTLLNMIAGLEDISAGVLTINGQKMNDVQPRNRQISMVFQNYALYPHLTVEQNILFNLKIKKESKKEQKVRLKDAVALTGLENYLSRKPHELSGGQRQRVALARAIVNEAPICLMDEPLSNLDAQLRTQMRTEIRRIQQKLGLTILYVTHDQTEAMTMADRIMVLHEGIVQQIGKPLDLYNHPQNLFVARFIGSPKMNIARAFCKKQQLIIEEKLKIELPQSIADNLPQQKELLIGIRPEHLHKGGDLQIQVQSIEQLGHETHVTFDMPQEAWIAKWSGQHTIDKGTTLSISIDPQHIYFFDMETEKIIELLL, from the coding sequence ATGGCTTTTATAGAGCTTCAGCATTTACAAAAAACATATAATCAGGAGCAATTGGTTCTAAATGATATTCATGTAGATATTCAAAAAGGGGAATTTTTTGTGCTTGTTGGTCCATCAGGTTCTGGTAAAAGTACATTATTAAATATGATTGCTGGATTAGAGGATATTTCAGCTGGCGTACTAACAATCAACGGACAGAAAATGAACGATGTACAACCTCGAAACCGGCAAATTTCGATGGTATTCCAGAATTATGCGCTCTATCCCCATCTAACAGTTGAGCAGAATATTTTATTTAATTTAAAAATAAAAAAGGAATCAAAAAAGGAACAAAAAGTGCGACTAAAAGATGCTGTAGCATTGACTGGCTTAGAAAACTACTTATCGAGAAAGCCACATGAATTATCTGGTGGCCAGCGACAACGTGTTGCATTAGCACGTGCTATTGTCAACGAAGCGCCGATTTGCTTAATGGATGAACCCTTATCCAATTTAGATGCACAGCTTCGAACACAAATGCGGACAGAAATTCGTCGTATTCAACAAAAGCTTGGACTAACCATTCTTTATGTCACTCACGATCAAACAGAGGCGATGACAATGGCTGATCGTATTATGGTCCTTCATGAAGGCATTGTCCAGCAAATTGGAAAGCCACTCGATTTATATAATCATCCGCAGAATCTATTTGTTGCACGCTTTATCGGCTCTCCGAAGATGAATATTGCGCGAGCATTTTGTAAAAAGCAGCAATTAATAATTGAAGAGAAATTGAAAATTGAGCTACCACAGTCCATCGCAGACAACCTTCCGCAACAAAAGGAATTACTCATTGGCATACGCCCAGAGCATTTGCATAAAGGCGGTGACCTGCAAATACAAGTTCAAAGTATTGAACAGCTTGGACATGAAACACACGTCACTTTTGATATGCCACAAGAAGCATGGATTGCCAAATGGAGTGGACAACATACAATCGATAAAGGCACTACTCTGTCCATTAGCATCGATCC
- a CDS encoding helix-turn-helix transcriptional regulator, translated as MSQERSYTIEEVAQLLKVSKLTTYDLVKKGEIPVFRVGRQMRIDALDLEAYIENQKINNRDATLKPTTQDHQTIVISGQDLVLDLLGKYIEKNSYYKTLRSYEGSLNGLIALYQGKTDMASLHMYDGDTGEYNIPYIKKLFVSQPYILFNLVSRKAGFYVQKGNPLNIHSFKDLTKSKVVLMNREKGSGARTLLDEQLRTHHIISSTIEGYNREETNHLGVASAVANGEANVGIGIEKTAKLVDVDFVPFIEERYDLVLLKTEKNHLLIEEVQKILVSDAFHTELDSIGGYDLSKTGAIIHETF; from the coding sequence ATGTCACAGGAACGTTCCTATACGATTGAAGAAGTTGCTCAACTATTAAAAGTATCAAAACTCACTACATATGATCTTGTAAAAAAGGGGGAAATTCCAGTCTTTCGCGTTGGGCGACAGATGCGTATTGATGCTCTTGATTTAGAAGCATATATCGAAAATCAAAAAATAAACAATAGAGATGCTACTTTGAAACCAACAACGCAAGATCATCAAACAATCGTTATTAGCGGTCAAGACTTAGTACTTGATTTACTAGGGAAATATATTGAAAAAAACAGTTATTATAAAACACTCCGTTCATATGAAGGAAGCTTGAATGGTCTAATCGCCTTATATCAAGGCAAAACAGATATGGCGAGCTTACATATGTACGATGGCGATACAGGTGAATACAATATACCGTATATCAAAAAGCTATTTGTTAGCCAACCTTACATTTTGTTCAATTTGGTTTCTCGAAAGGCAGGATTTTATGTTCAAAAAGGAAATCCTCTAAACATTCATTCCTTTAAAGATTTAACAAAGTCAAAAGTCGTACTGATGAATCGTGAAAAGGGCTCTGGTGCACGCACACTTTTAGATGAACAGCTACGTACTCACCATATTATTTCCTCAACGATTGAGGGCTATAATCGAGAAGAAACCAATCATCTCGGTGTTGCATCAGCTGTTGCAAATGGTGAAGCCAATGTCGGAATTGGCATTGAAAAAACAGCGAAATTGGTGGATGTCGATTTTGTACCTTTTATCGAAGAACGTTATGATCTTGTTCTATTAAAGACTGAAAAAAATCATCTACTAATTGAAGAAGTTCAGAAAATTTTAGTATCTGACGCATTTCATACTGAATTGGATTCAATTGGAGGCTACGATTTATCGAAAACCGGAGCAATTATTCACGAAACATTTTGA